From the Ruminiclostridium josui JCM 17888 genome, one window contains:
- a CDS encoding VanZ family protein produces the protein MLKASIIQVISIAFYIIILIIGIKRNFSFKKHFILFMFYFYIVATISITLFPIPVGKLDIQLLKESSFLKNNYIPFKDIIGIIKTQNKTTILKQLFGNILLMVPLGCFVPVIFQKYDNFKRAITIGILSSVTIEFLQFLISFIIGITYRITDIDDVILNTIGFTLGYFLFKKSVFYKFLVQNRLTYTSNKEI, from the coding sequence ATGCTAAAAGCTTCCATAATACAAGTAATTTCTATTGCTTTTTATATAATTATCTTAATAATAGGAATAAAAAGAAATTTTTCTTTTAAAAAACATTTTATTTTATTCATGTTTTATTTTTATATTGTAGCTACTATTTCTATTACTTTATTCCCAATACCAGTGGGAAAATTAGATATTCAACTATTAAAAGAATCTTCGTTTTTGAAAAACAATTATATACCATTTAAGGACATAATCGGAATAATAAAAACTCAAAATAAAACTACTATTCTAAAACAACTATTTGGTAATATTCTTTTAATGGTTCCATTAGGATGCTTTGTACCTGTGATATTTCAAAAGTACGACAATTTTAAGAGGGCTATTACTATAGGTATTCTGTCTTCGGTTACAATTGAGTTTTTACAGTTTTTAATATCATTTATTATTGGTATCACATACAGGATTACAGATATAGATGATGTTATATTAAACACTATTGGATTTACTTTAGGTTATTTTCTTTTTAAAAAATCAGTTTTTTATAAGTTTCTTGTTCAAAATCGTCTCACTTATACATCGAATAAAGAAATATAA
- a CDS encoding helix-turn-helix transcriptional regulator, with amino-acid sequence MDTKELLTVKEVAEILGVSVQAIYNRLETDLKPYLKIVNGKKRLNKTVLQYITPKQNSSDFKEDVKIFKEVLNILEKQNEQLSKELEIKNEQIKELNARLAEAHKMANNAQQLHCVDKALELQAPVKDEPKKQRLISRILKR; translated from the coding sequence ATGGATACTAAAGAACTTCTAACCGTCAAAGAAGTAGCCGAGATTTTAGGGGTGTCTGTTCAAGCAATTTACAACCGACTTGAAACTGATTTAAAGCCATATTTAAAAATTGTGAACGGCAAAAAACGACTTAATAAGACGGTTTTGCAGTATATAACTCCAAAACAAAATTCAAGTGATTTTAAAGAAGATGTAAAAATTTTTAAAGAAGTTTTAAACATACTTGAAAAACAAAACGAACAGTTAAGCAAAGAATTAGAGATAAAAAATGAGCAGATTAAAGAACTTAACGCTAGGCTTGCCGAAGCTCACAAGATGGCTAACAATGCACAGCAATTACATTGTGTAGACAAAGCATTAGAACTACAAGCTCCAGTAAAAGACGAACCGAAGAAACAAAGACTAATTTCAAGAATATTAAAACGATAA
- the fabD gene encoding ACP S-malonyltransferase, with protein MIKTAILFPGQGSQYVGMGSDLYQRSSIARQTFEEANDVLGFDIKRLCFEGNKDELTETQNAQPAILTVSIAAFRTYMQEIGLEPSCLAGHSLGEISALVASDAISFSDGLKLVRKRGELMKEAGVKAPGTMAAVSGVSQEALMEMCKKASQDGKIVVLSNINSKDQIVISGHKENVEKACDLLVGEGGTATFLKVSAAFHSPLMNPAASDFSEELVKYNYNQMKRTVISNVTALPYESEKEIVNKLKLQIISPVMWKQSMEYLRDKGVEVAVEMQPKTVLKNLMRKNAPEIKTYSFDRNADVQSLKEFISVMNKEKNNKTSNKTNVVDRCLAIAVCTRNYNWNDEEYTAGVINPYRQIKSMREKIESENREPTYDEMISALNMLKSVFKTKKVPEIEQKERFEQIFNETGTAELFIDFSIL; from the coding sequence ATGATTAAGACAGCAATTTTATTTCCGGGTCAAGGTTCACAATATGTTGGTATGGGCTCTGACTTGTACCAGAGGTCAAGCATCGCAAGACAGACATTTGAGGAAGCAAACGATGTACTTGGTTTTGATATTAAAAGGTTATGCTTCGAGGGGAACAAAGATGAACTGACAGAGACACAAAATGCACAGCCGGCTATTCTTACTGTCAGCATTGCCGCTTTTCGTACATATATGCAGGAAATTGGGCTAGAACCATCTTGTCTTGCTGGACATAGTCTAGGAGAGATATCAGCGTTGGTAGCTAGTGATGCCATCAGTTTTTCTGACGGTTTAAAACTTGTCAGAAAAAGAGGAGAATTAATGAAGGAAGCAGGAGTTAAAGCTCCCGGCACTATGGCTGCAGTAAGTGGTGTGTCCCAGGAGGCACTTATGGAAATGTGCAAGAAGGCATCGCAGGATGGAAAAATTGTTGTTTTATCTAATATTAATTCAAAAGATCAGATAGTTATTTCCGGACATAAAGAAAATGTAGAGAAAGCTTGTGACTTGTTGGTGGGTGAAGGTGGGACTGCTACTTTTTTAAAGGTTAGTGCTGCTTTTCACAGCCCTCTTATGAATCCGGCAGCTTCCGACTTTAGTGAAGAACTTGTGAAATATAACTACAACCAGATGAAGAGAACTGTTATTTCAAACGTAACAGCACTTCCATACGAATCAGAAAAAGAAATTGTAAATAAGCTCAAACTTCAGATTATAAGTCCCGTTATGTGGAAACAGTCCATGGAATATTTACGTGACAAAGGTGTAGAAGTTGCTGTGGAGATGCAGCCCAAAACTGTATTGAAAAACTTAATGAGAAAGAATGCTCCCGAGATAAAGACATATTCATTTGATAGAAACGCTGATGTGCAGTCACTTAAGGAATTTATTTCAGTTATGAATAAAGAAAAAAATAATAAAACAAGTAATAAAACTAATGTTGTTGACAGGTGTCTTGCAATCGCAGTCTGTACAAGGAATTATAACTGGAATGACGAGGAGTACACAGCTGGGGTAATTAATCCATATAGACAGATTAAATCAATGAGAGAGAAGATTGAGAGTGAGAATAGAGAGCCAACCTATGATGAAATGATAAGTGCTTTAAATATGCTAAAATCTGTTTTCAAGACAAAGAAAGTTCCTGAAATTGAGCAAAAGGAAAGGTTTGAACAGATTTTCAATGAAACGGGAACAGCAGAATTGTTTATTGATTTCAGTATTCTTTAG
- a CDS encoding non-ribosomal peptide synthetase: protein MTRFTDLVQAIQTRSNDSNKGVTFISSDVEENFVTYKELYEKAVGILGYLNSKGLKPGDELILQIDDNKDYIFMFWACLLGKIIPVPVTVGNNEEHRLKLFRIIDILSNPYIATTKKTFKVLENFTQQNGLSESMFSIKNKALFTDELQSIEPGNVLRPQENDIAFIQFSSGSTGDPKGVVLTHSNLIANIYAAIRCSGTGPEDSMLTWMPLTHDMGMIGSHLLPLVAGINQYIMPTSLFIRRPSLWLKKSHEHKVNILSSPNFGYRYLLSFYKPDNFKDWDLSHIKIIYNGAEPISAELCREFLGKMKEHGLQKTAIFPVYGLAEASVAATFPIPGEEFIEVNLDRRHLNIGDKIIEADKSDINCVTLVNVGFPVDDCSVRICDEADNVLEECCVGQIQIKGKNVTSGYYRNQVATDNALTKDGWLKTGDLGFLNGGRLVVTGRQKDIIFINGQNYYPHDIDRIAEKVEGVEFGGVAACGVYNEEQQKEDVVIFTVFKGKNEDFVDILLNVKKLIGRQLGIEVRDVIPLRKLPKTTSGKIQRYKLAKEYTDGCFDDVIGQLKQLVDEAIKDIKVDVPVNEIEEKLIKIWSGVLNVENIGVNDNFFEIGGNSSLMVQMLSQIEADYPDAINVTDPFEVPTVRKLAQHIYKTISKQESTSSVKTLELPERFFVNASENYPWNTQQEISFTLNEESCYKMRNISKIEGVQTEDILLLLYAFAISQVSGVRLLDIQSLFNKNQVINNVRVDFSNSFELSDLLKEVNQARRESSGSGVNFEDMVQACINKTQHSIFPLIYSKSSLKANVDLMEVFDMVVRIEDYEDSINIFCEYNAARLKKEGIEQIVNQYIHIINSLINKY from the coding sequence ATGACTAGATTTACTGATTTGGTTCAAGCTATACAAACAAGGAGCAATGATAGCAATAAAGGTGTCACATTCATATCAAGTGATGTTGAAGAGAATTTCGTAACGTATAAAGAACTTTATGAAAAAGCTGTAGGTATTTTAGGTTACCTTAATTCAAAGGGTTTGAAGCCCGGCGATGAGCTTATTCTTCAAATTGATGATAACAAAGATTATATTTTTATGTTCTGGGCATGTCTTCTTGGAAAAATAATACCCGTTCCCGTTACTGTAGGTAACAATGAAGAACATAGACTGAAGCTTTTCAGAATAATCGATATATTAAGTAACCCGTATATTGCGACAACTAAAAAAACATTCAAAGTTTTGGAAAACTTCACACAACAGAACGGGTTGAGTGAAAGTATGTTTTCAATTAAGAACAAAGCCCTATTCACTGATGAATTGCAAAGCATAGAGCCTGGAAATGTTCTCAGACCTCAAGAAAACGATATTGCTTTTATACAGTTTTCATCTGGTTCAACTGGTGACCCTAAGGGTGTTGTGCTTACACATAGTAATTTGATAGCAAATATCTACGCGGCTATCAGATGTTCTGGTACAGGGCCGGAAGATTCTATGTTAACGTGGATGCCACTTACTCACGATATGGGTATGATAGGTTCTCATCTGCTGCCTTTGGTTGCAGGAATTAATCAATATATTATGCCTACATCTCTATTCATCAGGCGTCCTTCACTTTGGTTGAAAAAGTCCCATGAGCATAAAGTTAATATACTTTCATCTCCTAATTTTGGATATAGATATTTGCTCTCATTTTATAAACCTGACAATTTTAAGGATTGGGACTTATCTCATATAAAAATCATATATAACGGTGCAGAACCTATATCAGCAGAATTATGCAGAGAATTTCTTGGGAAAATGAAAGAACACGGACTTCAGAAAACAGCTATTTTCCCAGTGTATGGTCTTGCAGAAGCATCGGTTGCTGCTACTTTTCCGATACCGGGTGAAGAATTCATTGAAGTAAATCTCGACCGCAGACATCTAAATATCGGTGACAAAATTATTGAAGCAGATAAAAGTGATATTAACTGTGTGACGTTAGTAAATGTTGGTTTCCCTGTGGATGATTGCAGTGTAAGGATTTGTGACGAGGCAGACAATGTGCTTGAAGAGTGCTGCGTAGGACAGATTCAAATCAAGGGAAAAAATGTTACTTCTGGATACTACAGGAATCAAGTGGCTACCGATAATGCATTAACAAAGGATGGGTGGCTGAAAACAGGCGACTTAGGCTTTTTAAATGGCGGACGCTTGGTGGTAACAGGAAGACAAAAGGACATAATTTTTATAAATGGACAGAATTATTATCCTCATGACATAGATAGAATAGCAGAAAAGGTAGAAGGGGTAGAATTCGGTGGAGTAGCTGCATGCGGCGTTTACAACGAGGAACAGCAAAAAGAAGATGTAGTTATTTTTACAGTGTTTAAGGGGAAGAATGAAGATTTTGTTGACATTTTATTAAATGTTAAGAAGTTGATAGGCAGACAGCTAGGTATAGAAGTGAGAGATGTTATACCGCTAAGAAAATTACCAAAGACTACAAGCGGAAAAATTCAAAGATATAAGCTTGCAAAAGAATATACAGACGGGTGCTTCGACGATGTCATAGGTCAGCTGAAACAGCTTGTAGATGAAGCTATTAAAGATATAAAGGTAGATGTGCCTGTAAATGAGATAGAAGAAAAACTGATTAAAATATGGTCTGGTGTATTAAATGTGGAAAACATAGGTGTAAATGACAACTTTTTTGAAATCGGGGGAAACTCTTCTTTGATGGTACAAATGCTGTCACAAATAGAAGCTGATTATCCAGATGCAATAAACGTTACAGATCCATTTGAAGTTCCTACAGTAAGAAAATTGGCTCAGCATATATATAAAACTATATCTAAGCAAGAGTCAACATCGTCTGTCAAAACGCTGGAACTTCCAGAGAGATTCTTTGTTAACGCATCAGAAAACTATCCGTGGAATACACAGCAGGAAATTAGCTTCACTTTAAACGAAGAGTCTTGTTACAAAATGAGAAATATATCTAAAATTGAAGGAGTTCAAACAGAGGATATATTACTATTGTTGTACGCTTTTGCTATATCTCAGGTTTCAGGGGTCAGACTGCTGGATATACAATCTTTGTTTAATAAAAATCAGGTTATAAATAATGTCAGAGTTGACTTTTCAAATTCATTTGAACTTTCTGATTTGCTCAAAGAAGTAAATCAGGCACGAAGAGAAAGTTCCGGCAGCGGTGTGAACTTTGAAGATATGGTACAAGCTTGTATAAACAAGACTCAGCATTCAATATTTCCTCTAATATATTCTAAGAGTAGCCTTAAGGCAAATGTTGATTTGATGGAAGTCTTTGATATGGTTGTCAGGATAGAAGATTACGAAGATTCTATCAACATCTTTTGCGAGTACAATGCTGCAAGGCTGAAAAAAGAAGGAATTGAGCAAATAGTAAACCAGTATATACATATAATTAATTCATTGATTAACAAGTATTAA
- a CDS encoding replication initiation protein, which translates to MKKLRKIDVETIKNNGDWAVFGLISGAEKKGSQLVVELPHQVRQALIDNTFYTTLDLMMLKGLEGKYAIILYEMAIRYQKAQIPEMTIEEFRKLTGTENNYNDFGVLRHKVLTPALEEINSDKTDIILDYTTTNKGKKTMTIKFFVKQKPKPRIKEISAASEILATTEQLTIDAVIEVVELEEIAKILKPIEVDAAELVKVIKANDIDLELLQQYVNVIKNNEKNVAKKIGTLIYAFKHKMTPESVSVMIKSNKDKLSNRDNFEQREYSDEYWSTFFTNKP; encoded by the coding sequence ATAAAAAAATTAAGGAAAATAGATGTTGAAACAATTAAAAATAATGGAGATTGGGCGGTTTTTGGACTTATATCTGGAGCTGAAAAAAAGGGGAGCCAATTAGTAGTAGAATTGCCCCATCAAGTGAGACAAGCCTTAATAGATAACACTTTTTATACAACTCTTGATTTAATGATGCTTAAAGGTCTTGAAGGGAAATATGCAATTATTCTTTATGAAATGGCTATAAGGTATCAAAAAGCGCAAATACCAGAAATGACTATTGAAGAATTTAGAAAACTTACAGGAACAGAAAATAATTACAATGACTTTGGAGTATTGCGACATAAGGTTTTAACTCCTGCTCTTGAGGAAATCAACTCGGATAAAACGGATATAATACTGGACTATACAACCACAAACAAAGGCAAGAAAACGATGACAATCAAGTTTTTTGTTAAACAAAAGCCAAAACCAAGGATAAAAGAAATATCAGCAGCCAGTGAGATTTTAGCAACAACAGAACAATTGACAATTGATGCTGTTATAGAGGTTGTTGAGCTAGAAGAAATAGCAAAAATCCTTAAACCTATAGAAGTGGATGCAGCCGAACTTGTTAAAGTTATAAAGGCAAATGATATTGATTTGGAACTGCTACAACAATATGTTAATGTTATAAAAAACAACGAAAAAAACGTAGCTAAAAAAATAGGTACTCTGATTTATGCTTTCAAACACAAAATGACACCTGAAAGTGTTTCTGTTATGATTAAATCAAACAAAGATAAGCTTTCAAACAGGGATAATTTTGAGCAAAGGGAGTATTCTGACGAATACTGGAGTACATTCTTTACAAATAAGCCATAA
- a CDS encoding MutS-related protein, giving the protein MITNKYSISLLWPDKCENSCFDKENTNVINDLDIERIASEMSIDNYHKLSIDTLLSNFTSDPSTIQYRLDIIEDLVNNPGLEDGIKGLIPMIDELTSIIARNQFEDMNLLQTVKRISELGVFVQCIDELKNLLVNFKSSITSKGLKELLNLIDEITNEESFISLCAELPKLRLGVSNISSVTIGINLDSMLYPKEAVLVSLNDQPYKEQSFFDRISGKFTGEDKLTGITPLYKINKNANSDRVMADTLLAGDKKYDYFLKALNSNLESLIKSVVRPMVPVVNKYLNTNTAFLTKLLPEFCYLLGAVKLIRKLKASGLAVCKPKVAEIERRVCTVKSSYNVILALNIHDRNPEADLGNTIVSNDISFDDQGRIFVLTGPNQGGKTTYIQSIGLVQILFQLGVFVPGIQAEISPVDSLFTHFPVEETFDSNMGRMAEECNRLNQIFCQATRHSMILLNESFSSTSSTEALFITREVLLGLKMLGTRAIITTHVHELATDLDVINSSIPGDSTIVSLVSRVVKESSSSDSAKRTYKITQGAPSGLSYARDIALRHGISIDKIMGILLERRQINHLVEMNEINEVYDKIYHKDSL; this is encoded by the coding sequence TTGATTACTAATAAGTATAGTATAAGTTTATTATGGCCAGATAAGTGTGAAAACAGTTGTTTTGATAAAGAGAACACAAACGTTATAAACGATTTAGATATTGAGAGAATCGCTTCAGAGATGAGTATTGATAATTACCATAAGTTAAGTATTGATACATTGCTTTCAAATTTTACTTCAGATCCTTCAACTATACAATATCGTTTAGATATAATAGAAGATTTAGTAAACAATCCTGGTCTTGAGGACGGGATAAAAGGTTTAATACCAATGATAGATGAATTGACTAGCATCATCGCAAGAAATCAATTCGAAGATATGAATTTGCTTCAGACAGTTAAAAGAATTTCTGAACTAGGTGTATTTGTACAATGTATCGACGAGTTGAAAAATCTGTTGGTAAACTTCAAGAGTAGCATAACATCCAAGGGACTGAAAGAGCTTCTTAATTTAATTGATGAAATTACAAATGAGGAGTCTTTTATTTCTTTATGCGCTGAACTTCCGAAGCTGAGACTTGGAGTAAGTAACATTTCCAGTGTTACAATCGGTATTAACCTTGATTCAATGCTTTATCCAAAAGAAGCTGTCTTAGTATCATTAAATGACCAGCCATATAAGGAGCAAAGCTTTTTTGACCGTATTTCAGGTAAATTTACAGGCGAAGATAAGTTAACTGGGATTACCCCACTATATAAGATAAATAAAAATGCTAATTCAGATAGAGTAATGGCGGACACATTACTGGCAGGAGACAAGAAATATGATTATTTTTTAAAGGCTTTAAACAGCAATCTTGAAAGTCTTATAAAGTCAGTGGTTCGTCCTATGGTTCCGGTAGTAAACAAATATCTTAATACAAACACTGCATTTTTAACTAAGTTATTACCAGAGTTTTGTTACTTGCTGGGAGCAGTAAAACTGATAAGAAAACTAAAGGCTAGTGGATTAGCGGTTTGCAAACCAAAAGTTGCTGAAATCGAAAGACGTGTATGTACAGTTAAGAGTAGTTATAATGTTATTCTTGCTTTAAATATACATGATAGAAATCCTGAGGCAGATTTGGGAAACACCATAGTATCAAATGATATATCTTTTGATGATCAAGGAAGAATATTTGTGTTAACTGGACCGAATCAGGGAGGTAAGACTACTTATATTCAATCCATAGGATTGGTTCAGATTCTGTTTCAGTTAGGCGTTTTTGTTCCGGGAATACAGGCAGAAATAAGCCCGGTGGATAGTTTGTTTACGCATTTTCCAGTAGAAGAGACTTTTGATTCAAATATGGGACGTATGGCGGAAGAGTGCAATAGGCTCAATCAAATATTCTGCCAGGCTACTAGACATAGTATGATACTTTTGAATGAGTCTTTTTCCAGTACCAGTTCTACTGAAGCACTTTTTATAACCAGGGAAGTACTATTAGGGCTAAAAATGCTTGGTACACGTGCTATTATTACAACACATGTTCATGAACTTGCAACGGACCTTGATGTCATAAATTCATCAATACCTGGGGACAGCACTATAGTCAGTTTGGTTTCAAGAGTTGTAAAAGAAAGTTCAAGTAGCGATTCAGCTAAGAGAACTTACAAGATAACTCAAGGAGCACCTAGTGGATTAAGCTATGCAAGAGATATTGCACTAAGACATGGTATCAGTATTGATAAAATTATGGGCATATTACTGGAGCGCCGTCAAATTAATCATTTGGTTGAAATGAATGAAATAAATGAAGTTTATGATAAGATATATCACAAAGATTCTTTATAG